A genomic window from Scophthalmus maximus strain ysfricsl-2021 chromosome 17, ASM2237912v1, whole genome shotgun sequence includes:
- the ddx47 gene encoding probable ATP-dependent RNA helicase DDX47 encodes MADDSEETVKPNTDETLEHGSSSDDDDHGDVKGAESEAAVKSFKDLGVTEVLCEACDQLGWKSPTKIQVEAVPVALQGKDVIGLAETGSGKTGAFALPILQSLLASPQRLHTLVLTPTRELAFQIAEQFEALGSSIGVKCAVVVGGIDMMSQSLVLAKKPHIVIATPGRLIDHLENTKGFSLRALKFLVMDEADRILNMDFETEVDKILKVIPRERRTFLFSATMTKKVQKLQRAALKDPVKCAVSTKYSTVEKLQQYYIFIPSKYKDCYLVSILNELAGNSFMIFCSTCNNAQRVALLLRNLGITAIPLHGQMSQNKRLGALNKFKSKSRSVLLATDVASRGLDIPHVDCVINYDIPTHSKDYIHRVGRTARAGRSGKSITFVTQYDVELFQRIESLIGKKLPAFPTQEDEVMMLVERVSEAQRFARLEMKEQGEKRKRPRGGDGDEDDTEQASGVRKKVRGGGGGGGRGGGGRGGGGRGGGGGRGGGGGGRGGGGRGGGEGGGGMKRRGAAAWRGGR; translated from the exons ATGGCGGACGACAGCGAGGAGACCGTGAAGCCAAACACAGACGAAACACTGGAGCATGGCTCGAGCAGTGACGATGACGACCACGGCGACGTTAAGGGCGCTGAAAGCGAAGCGGCGGTGAAGAGCTTCAAGGACCTG GGGGTCACCGAGGTTCTGTGTGAGGCGTGTGATCAGCTGGGATGGAAGAGTCCCACCAAGATCCAGGTAGAAGCTGTGCCAGTGGCCCTGCAAG GGAAGGACGTTATCGGCCTGGCAGAGACTGGCTCAGGAAAGACGGGCGCCTTTGCTCTGCCCATCCTCCAGTCGCTGCTGGCCTCCCCCCAGAGGCTTCACACCCTCGTCCTCACGCCCACCAGGGAGTTGGCGTTTCAGATCGCTGAGCAGTTTGAGGCCTTGGGCTCCAGCATCGGTGTTAAGTGTG ctgtCGTAGTCGGTGGGATTGATATGATGTCCCAGTCGTTGGTGTTGGCCAAGAAACCACACATTGTTATTG CCACACCTGGGCGGTTGATAGACCACCTGGAGAACACCAAGGGCTTTTCCCTACGAGCTCTGAAGTTCCTGGTCATGGACGAAGCTGACAGAATCCTCAACATGGATTTTGAGACTGAG GTGGATAAGATCTTGAAGGTGATTCCCAGAGAGAGACGCACCTTCCTGTTCTCCGCCACCATGACCAAAAAG GTCCAGAAACTACAGAGAGCAGCTCTGAAAGATCCCGTGAAGTGTGCAGTGTCCACCAAGTACTCTACAGTGGAAAAGCTGCAGCAATACTACATCTTCATACCATCCAAGTACAAG GACTGTTACCTGGTGTCCATCCTGAACGAGCTGGCCGGTAACTCGTTTATGATTTTCTGTAGCACGTGTAACAATGCCCAGCGGGTGGCGCTGTTGTTAAGGAACCTTGGAATCACTGCAATCCCTCTTCATGGACAGATGAGTCAG aataaaCGTCTAGGAGCACTAAACAAGTTCAAGTCCAAGTCTCGATCAGTGCTGCTGGCGACCGATGTGGCATCCAGAGGGTTAGACATTCCTCATGTTGACTGCGTCATTAACTACGACATCCCCACTCACTCTAAG GACTACATCCATAGAGTTGGCCGAACAGCCAGAGCAGGCCGGTCTGGGAAGTCCATCACTTTTGTAACTCA GTATGACGTGGAGCTGTTCCAGCGAATCGAAAGCCTAATTGGGAAGAAACTTCCTGCTTTCCCAACCCAGGAAGATGAAGTGATGATGCTagtggagagagtgagcgaAGCTCAGAGATTTGCCAGGCTG gaaatgaaggagcaaggcgagaagagaaaaaggcccagaggaggagatggagatgaagatgatACAGAGCAAGCAAGCGGAGTGAGGAAGAAagtgagaggtggaggaggaggagggggaagaggaggagggggaagaggaggagggggaagaggaggaggaggagggagaggaggaggaggaggaggaagaggaggagggggaagaggaggaggagaaggaggaggagggatgaagagaaggGGTGCAGCTGCCTGGAGGGGAGGGCGGTGA
- the LOC118288998 gene encoding WW domain-binding protein 11, protein MGRRSTSSTKSGKFMNPTDQARKEARKRELKKNKKQRMMVRAAVLKMKDPRQIIRDMEKLDEMEFNPVQQPLLNEKVLRDKRKKLRETFERIVRLYERENPETYKELRKLELDYETKRGQLALYFDSVKNAESVEVDSIPLPDMPHAPSNIHIQDIPLPGAQPPSILKKSSTFGKGPLTSSSGPVFATVPGVPRLPPGKKPPGPPPGPPPPQVLALYGIPSRRAYGTDAEPSIPGLDKDSAMELGRDRDSGSDSDRDRDDLDDEDSDSEEDSEEERNEGGDGDQRMSVDRQDDERERDEDRDRNERHAGRSVRFADIPPELPREGKKKKKRLVKKTKAITPLQAMMLRMAGQSVPEDEEEEEVEEEYTDESDSSDIEDRGPPGDNQSHLMPNQRLPPPAGPVGQQGPPHLQGPPMTGPPPLGPPPAPPMRPPGPPSGPPPGPPPGAPPFLRPPGMPGGMRGPMPRLLPPGPPPGRPPGPPPGPPPGLPPGPPPRGPPPRLPPPAPPGIPPPPPRAGGPPRPLAPPLSLFPPPLNSNVLSAPPNILPRQKGSGSGPDGSQGNLPPPAMPMRPGVMQMPPPPGTAAASAGGNPPGHHHAATIEKRANITPVAAAGGGMAVGAGSGGATISAKPQIINPKTEVTRFVPTALRVRRDKGGAMPGAAVGPLEKPGAGGRRGDDGFGGGHGHGHGHKQHATAAPMGSANPGQMGAVPQPNMKTKDQVYEAFMREMEGLL, encoded by the exons ATGGGGCGACGTTCAACCTCCTCCACCAAGAGTGGGAAGTTTATGAACCCCACCGACCAGGCTA GAAAGGAAGCCAGGAAGAGGGAGTTAAAAAAG AACAAGAAGCAGAGAATGATGGTGAGAGCAGCGGTGCTGAAGATGAAAGACCCCAGACAGATCATCAGAGATATGGAGAAGCTGGATGAGATGG AATTCAACCCTGTTCAACAACCCCTGCTGAATGAGAAGGTGTTGAGggacaagaggaagaagctACGCGAGACATTCGAACGCATTGTCCGTCTGTACGAGAGAGAGAATCCTGAAACCTACAAAGAGCTACGCAAACTGGAATTAGACTATGAGACCAAACGCGGGCAACTGGCTCTCTATTTTGACTCAGTCAAG AATGCGGAGTCAGTGGAGGTCGACAGTATCCCTTTACCAGATATGCCCCATGCCCCCTCCAATATCCACATCCAGGACATCCCACTTCCAGGGGCTCAGCCTCCCTCCATACTGAAGAAGAGCTCCACGTTTGG TAAAGGGCCTCTCACGTCGTCCTCTGGACCAGTGTTTGCAACCGTGCCTGGTGTCCCACGTTTACCTCCTGGGAAGAAGCCCCCTGGCCCCCCACCTGGGCCGCCACCTCCACAGGTCCTTGCACTGTATGGCATTCCTTCTCGACGAGCTTACGGCACAGATGCAG aaCCTTCCATTCCTGGTTTAGATAAGGACTCTGCGATGGAGTTGGGAAGAGATCGGGATAGTGGCAGTGACAGCGACAGAGATCGGGATGATCTGGATGATGAAGACAGCGACTCTGAAGAGGAcagtgaagaagagagaaatgaaggggGCGATGGTGACCAGAGAATGAGTGTGGACAGGCAGGATGACGAGAGGGAAAGGGACGAGGATAGAGACAGGAATGAAAGGCATGCTG GTCGCAGTGTACGTTTCGCAGATATTCCTCCAGAGTTACCCCgtgaaggaaagaagaagaaaaagaggctgGTGAAGAAGACCAAAGCCATTACCCCTCTGCAGGCCATGATGTTAAGGATGGCAG gtCAGTCAGTGcctgaagacgaggaagaagaagaggtagaggaagaaTACACGGACGAATCAGACAGCTCAGACATTGAGGACAGGGGACCGCCAGGGGACAACCAGTCCCACCTCATGCCAAATCAGCGTCTACCCCCTCCTGCTGGTCCAGTGGGACAGCAAGGCCCTCCACACCTGCAGGGTCCACCAATGACTGGGCCTCCACCACTGGGTCCACCCCCAGCCCCTCCAATGAGGCCTCCTGGTCCACCCTCTGGCCCGCCTCCTGGCCCGCCACCAG GTGCTCCTCCGTTCTTGAGACCTCCTGGTATGCCTGGAGGCATGAGGGGTCCAATGCCTCGTCTTCTGCCTCCTGGACCTCCACCAGGCCGACCTCCCGGCCCTCCACCGGGCCCCCCTCCTGGACTGCCTCCAGGTCCCCCACCACGTGGACCCCCTCCCAGACTACCACCCCCAGCACCACCAG GtatcccacctcctcccccaagAGCAGGAGGGCCCCCACGTCCACTTGCCCCAccactctccctcttccctccacctctcaaCTCCAATGTGCTCAGTGCTCCTCCCAACATTCTCCCCCGGCAAAAAGGCTCAGGATCTGGCCCGGACGGTTCACAGGGCAACTTACCACCCCCTGCCATGCCCATGCGGCCGGGTGTCATGCAGATGCCCCCTCCCCCAGGGACAGCTGCCGCCTCTGCGGGTGGCAATCCCCCCGGCCACCATCACGCGGCCACCATCGAAAAACGCGCCAACATTACCCCCGTCGCGGCCGCAGGAGGCGGCATGGCAGTGGGTGCAGGCTCTGGCGGGGCCACCATCTCTGCCAAACCCCAGATTATCAATCCGAAGACGGAGGTCACCCGCTTTGTGCCCACGGCACTGAGGGTGCGTAGGGACAAGGGCGGAGCAATGCCCGGGGCAGCAGTTGGGCCCCTGGAGAAACCAGGtgctggaggaaggaggggagatgATGGCTTTGGAGGTGGGCATGGGCACGGGCACGGGCATAAACAGCATGCGACAGCCGCTCCGATGGGCTCAGCCAACCCGGGCCAGATGGGTGCCGTGCCTCAGCCCAACATGAAGACTAAGGACCAGGTGTATGAAGCCTTcatgagggagatggagggactCCTCTAA